The Saccharopolyspora gloriosae genome window below encodes:
- a CDS encoding Atu1372/SO_1960 family protein, whose protein sequence is MGAWKQRLAELGIELPEVATPVAAYVPAVRSGSQVFTSGQLPFVGGELAATGKVGAEVDADEAKEHARTCALNALAAVDALVGLDAIVRIVKVVGFVSSAEGFTGQPGVINGASEVLGEIFGDAGIHARSAVGVAELPVGAPVEVEMIVEVA, encoded by the coding sequence GTGGGCGCCTGGAAGCAGCGGCTGGCCGAACTGGGCATCGAGCTGCCGGAGGTCGCGACGCCGGTCGCGGCGTACGTGCCCGCGGTGCGCAGCGGATCGCAGGTGTTCACCTCCGGTCAGCTCCCGTTCGTCGGCGGCGAGCTCGCCGCGACGGGCAAGGTCGGCGCGGAGGTCGACGCGGACGAGGCGAAGGAGCACGCCCGCACGTGCGCGCTCAACGCGCTCGCGGCGGTGGATGCGCTGGTCGGGCTGGACGCGATCGTGCGGATCGTGAAGGTCGTCGGCTTCGTGTCCTCCGCGGAGGGCTTCACGGGGCAGCCCGGTGTGATCAACGGTGCGTCGGAGGTGCTCGGGGAGATCTTCGGCGACGCGGGCATCCACGCCCGGTCCGCCGTCGGCGTCGCCGAGCTGCCCGTCGGTGCGCCGGTCGAGGTGGAGATGATCGTCGAGGTCGCGTGA
- a CDS encoding DUF4177 domain-containing protein, translating into MTKWEYATVPLLTHATKQILDQWGEDGWELVSVLPGPTGEQHVAYLKRSKES; encoded by the coding sequence ATGACCAAATGGGAGTACGCGACCGTGCCGCTGTTGACCCACGCGACCAAGCAGATCCTGGACCAGTGGGGTGAGGACGGGTGGGAGCTCGTCTCCGTCCTGCCGGGGCCGACCGGTGAGCAGCACGTCGCTTACCTGAAGCGCTCGAAGGAGTCCTGA